The following are encoded in a window of Rubellicoccus peritrichatus genomic DNA:
- a CDS encoding secretin N-terminal domain-containing protein — protein sequence MIPNQVKLLTLALLLFSPVMAQDSASQDSADSEPVKVNPTSSPSSPEDTSTADSLLPSTATPEEKKVEAEKTAEASTSSADDAFPGEGPGNSENKDQLTMDIENSVAAASEPVPDDNAGEGASAVADTSTTTTPVSTTTTPVDTSAATDATTDASDSSSEPSSGIEPVQSYAPDTSGMTVKEVKVEEPSLQAVLEPGEKPKMEEEMQEIPALEVDFPDSGEMTLEFPTDEQSETDLEMGVDDTISVDFPDEEVRTVIRNVADLYDLNVVIPDTLVGSTSVKLRNVTWRQVFEVVLEPLGYTYVEDRNIIKIRSRDELLQEPVDTRVFLINYAVAKNLQASLAPLIDAAAGGRIQVDDRTNALIITERPSRMNDIQEIIERLDRPNAQVMIESKFIEVNDRDQENLGVNWSSLNAYRISAGPFQRDYSREATGDNNNNTSNTSNNSTTSTSTVTNGSATNTFTNAVGTTFNNAADAAASAITSRIDTAVFSAPAFEVVLSALETLSDSKLLTNPTLVTLDGEDAKILIGDKYPVPSYTYNEERGTFEVSGFEYEDIGIVLTVRPQVNAAGFIRLDVNPVLSRQNGEVNFGGAGGAVIPIINSTETESSVILKDGYTLAIGGLIQNDILDSESKVPLLGDLPGLGYLFKSTSKDNTERNLIIFITARTLNPDGTTYKDIIDPRMLYRMGITEKDIPGLKIPDAQTQAMDQIFQMRSQVEHDLEEAEMFDKVSTLKAAAEAKEQKEADEESGKRKAVSRAR from the coding sequence ATGATACCGAATCAAGTTAAGCTACTAACGCTTGCTCTTTTGCTGTTCTCGCCTGTTATGGCGCAAGACTCAGCGAGTCAGGATAGTGCCGACTCGGAACCCGTTAAGGTAAACCCGACATCCTCACCGTCTTCACCAGAGGATACGTCAACAGCGGATAGTTTGCTCCCGTCAACGGCAACTCCAGAGGAGAAGAAGGTAGAGGCTGAAAAGACAGCTGAAGCCAGCACTTCCTCTGCTGACGACGCCTTTCCCGGTGAGGGGCCAGGCAACTCGGAGAATAAAGACCAGTTAACGATGGATATCGAAAACAGCGTCGCAGCCGCGAGTGAACCAGTCCCGGACGACAATGCAGGTGAAGGTGCTTCTGCCGTAGCGGATACTTCGACAACGACAACACCCGTGTCGACGACAACCACTCCGGTTGATACATCAGCCGCAACCGATGCAACCACTGACGCTAGTGATTCCTCTTCTGAGCCAAGCTCGGGAATTGAGCCGGTTCAGTCTTATGCACCAGACACATCGGGTATGACCGTAAAAGAAGTGAAAGTTGAAGAACCTTCGCTGCAAGCAGTGCTGGAGCCAGGTGAGAAACCCAAGATGGAAGAAGAGATGCAAGAGATTCCTGCACTGGAAGTTGATTTCCCTGATTCCGGGGAAATGACTCTGGAGTTCCCTACGGATGAACAATCTGAAACAGATCTGGAAATGGGCGTTGATGACACCATATCTGTTGACTTTCCAGATGAGGAAGTTCGCACAGTGATCCGAAATGTGGCCGACCTTTATGATCTGAATGTGGTTATTCCTGATACACTGGTTGGAAGCACTTCGGTGAAGCTAAGAAATGTTACCTGGCGTCAGGTTTTCGAAGTGGTGCTTGAACCATTGGGTTACACTTATGTGGAAGATCGTAATATCATCAAAATCCGCAGCCGTGACGAATTGCTTCAGGAGCCTGTCGATACACGAGTGTTCCTCATTAATTATGCTGTAGCTAAAAACCTCCAGGCTTCCCTGGCCCCATTGATTGATGCAGCGGCTGGTGGTCGTATACAGGTTGATGATAGAACTAATGCGCTCATCATTACTGAACGTCCTTCTCGGATGAATGACATTCAGGAGATTATTGAGCGACTCGATCGTCCGAATGCTCAGGTTATGATCGAATCCAAGTTCATTGAGGTGAATGACCGCGACCAGGAGAATCTTGGAGTTAATTGGTCATCGCTGAATGCTTATCGTATTTCAGCAGGTCCATTCCAAAGAGACTATTCTCGTGAAGCGACTGGAGATAATAACAACAACACAAGTAATACCTCCAATAATTCAACGACCTCGACTTCAACTGTGACGAACGGGTCGGCGACAAACACTTTCACCAATGCTGTTGGGACGACCTTCAATAATGCAGCTGATGCCGCGGCTTCAGCAATCACCAGTCGTATTGATACAGCAGTGTTCTCGGCTCCGGCATTTGAAGTTGTTCTGAGTGCACTTGAAACTTTGAGTGATTCAAAGCTCTTAACAAATCCAACACTAGTGACTTTGGATGGTGAGGATGCCAAGATCCTCATTGGTGATAAGTATCCAGTTCCAAGTTACACATACAATGAAGAGCGTGGAACTTTTGAGGTCAGCGGATTTGAGTATGAAGACATCGGTATTGTTTTGACTGTGCGTCCTCAAGTGAACGCTGCAGGTTTCATTCGTTTGGATGTCAACCCGGTATTAAGCCGTCAGAATGGCGAGGTTAACTTCGGTGGTGCCGGTGGTGCTGTTATTCCTATTATCAACAGTACAGAAACGGAAAGTTCTGTTATATTGAAAGACGGTTATACACTTGCGATTGGTGGCCTCATTCAGAACGACATTCTGGACTCTGAGAGCAAAGTGCCATTACTGGGCGACCTTCCGGGACTTGGATATCTCTTCAAGAGCACATCCAAGGATAACACAGAGCGTAATCTCATTATCTTCATCACAGCACGCACGCTGAACCCGGATGGAACGACCTACAAAGACATCATCGATCCTCGTATGCTATACCGCATGGGCATAACGGAGAAAGATATTCCAGGTCTGAAAATTCCGGATGCGCAAACACAAGCCATGGACCAGATCTTCCAGATGCGCAGCCAGGTTGAACATGACCTGGAAGAAGCTGAGATGTTTGACAAGGTTAGTACCTTGAAGGCCGCGGCCGAAGCTAAAGAGCAGAAAGAAGCCGACGAAGAGAGTGGCAAGCGTAAAGCTGTCAGTCGTGCTCGTTAG